A window of Daucus carota subsp. sativus chromosome 2, DH1 v3.0, whole genome shotgun sequence genomic DNA:
taaataaataaatataaattaaaaaaatatattatacttatttatatatattctttaatcAATTTTAGTTCTGTTATTTCAATTCTGTTatcttatgaatttattatatgtCTAATCTATTGTTTGTCAtagaaaaattgtaaaaataatagaTTTATTGTGAAATCCGTGTACAaatgtgtatttcgtgtacattTTACACGGACTGTTCGTGGTACATGGAAGGTACACGAAATTTTTCGTGTACTTAACGTGTACGGTTCGTGTTGAcacgaaataattcggttcgtgTACGTGTTCCAGAACATGTACACGAAACTGAAACAGTTCGGGTTCAGGTTTAGAGTTCAGTACACaaaaacacgaaagtacacgacaccAACTGTTTGCTATGTATAGTTAACAGTTCTGACTCCTTTTAAGTTTTTATCGATTCTCAAGTTGTGTTTGACAGGTGTAGTGTATGATAATTGGTCGAAAgaaatgaaatttgaattgtaatctatactataatataataagccaacataggtataatttgtagtcgtccaaatttttggtttggtcattttCCTTTATAACTACACGTCTGCAACAAGTAGAGTTCTGTTCCCCTTACatcattaaacagtttcatactgttcaaattacaaacactttgtCATTAATCAACcaattgataattaattaaatttttaagagtGAATATAATCAgccaattaatataatttaataaaattttaattcattaatactaaaacactaataaaataatattaaaatttaaattataaataataaatatacaaatatatagtcggccgtgctttgcacgggtttaaggctagtataattaaatatttgaaatagtattatttttttcatattctgtttttataattttaacccTCCTGTCAGGATCAGGAATAAATATTTCATTTCCTATCGTCCCATTTCCAATCAAATCGcatcataaataatttatattcaatcatttagttttcatatttactttCTACGCATCATTTCATATTGatttttcattcattttattttatttcatccaTTCGTCCTAACCTAACCAAACAGAACATTAAATTCCTCATCTAGACACCTACTtgctatatattttataactgtatatttatattttccgtTCTCGCCAAAATATAAAAAGgttgaattaaagtttaaaacAAGATTAAACCATATAATGTAATTTACACCAGATAAAAAGAGCTGGGCAATATACAAGCTAGAAAACTCGGCAGAGATATAGAATTTTACAAACTAGAAGTGAAGTCGTTTAGTTACCGtcctaaaaggaaaaaaaaaaaagcgctGTAAATGTACAAACTACCCTTCACTCTCGAGTAAAAAGACGACAAGTAAAGGCTACAATTACAAAGACTAACTTTACATGTACAAAAACTCATCAAGTAAGCTTCAAGTCAAAGCGAACCAGTTTAAGAGATCCTCGGTCACGCGCCGCTCTTTCATACCCACGCGCTCATCGGAAACCTTTAACGGCGCTCTACACAGCGGGCAGTTGAAGTTAAGATGATCCAACCACCCATCAAAGCACTCTTTATGAAACACGTGGCAGCACGCTAACTTGCGCACATGATCACCTTCACTAAACCGGTTCAAGCACACAATACAATCCGAACCGGAGACCCCTTCATCTTTAGTATTAGTACTATACGTGTAAGAAAAAAGGCGGTTGATATTGAGCTGCTCGGCCAGGACTATTAGACCGGCTAAGCGCGAACCGATCGGGTTGAGTgcattattattatcatgcacCACCTCGTGGCTTGAATGAAAATGGGGAGGAGAAAAAGAGTGTAGGATAGCGGAGGAAAGAGAGCGAAGATAACTTACGCAGTTGGCGATGAGAATAACAACAAGGATTGGAAGTGATTCCGATGAGACGTTGGTTAGCTCGTTTTGTAAACccatatttgtaaatatttgtgaATTAGAAATAATAGTACTACTAGTTTGAAGTTTCTTAGCTTAATCCCAACATCACTacgtgtgtgtgtttatataccCAAGGAAAAGGAGGTACTTGTAAACTATTGCTACCAATCGGCAATAGTCTGTCACAATAATTTCTATTACTAAAAAATTGATATGAGATTTTGcatgaatatttaaataaagtCATATCATTTATATTAGGAAAAGTAAATGTTTCAGAtaattatttcaatatttttacctcTTCAGTAAAAATTCGCTTGTAATTAGTTAAGAGCACTTGTCATTGAAGTTTGaacaattgtttttttttatattataccaaatatagatactccctccgtccccctcaattgtttacattttattgttaaatatgagatagtaggggtaaatagtgggtgtaatgatgagaaaaacttactatttatagtaacgtaaggaaatgagagggacatcccaaaatattaaccgtaaaaaaatgagagggataaACGGAGTACTATATTTGACACAGTGTTAGCAGGATTGATTATCAAaatcaataattaaaaaattaattcaatatcTTAAGTTATAGTTGTGTGGTGTGTGATACTCTCAGTTTAAATGTAGTTAAATATTTTGAACATCttagtaaaataaatataatgaaaacaaattacagtaaaaaataaacaatatcATAATAATAATGGATAGAGTTGTGACCTAagtctattttttatttaattaaatttcaaatcacGACAAAAAGTTTTTATAACCAAGTTTACTACAAAGTATGAACAAACGATATATATATTCTCCAAAATCCATGTAACAACTCATCAACTCCCATGTCATATATGTTCCGATCTCGATCTCCCTCTCCTGATAGCCAAGAATATGACAACACGTTATATTGATTGATAAAAGAAACGTAGAATTTTACCATCGAATTCGAAACAAAGAAATGTCTAGTTGAGAAGTGACAGCGAAGGGGTGCTTAAATTTGTGTACATAATTAACAAACTGAATTAGTGTCTCTAATATCTGAAACATACAAATATGTTCACACATGAGTTGATAGTACTCATCTTTTTTTATTGTAATCTAGCACTTGATAATTATTGTTACCAAAATAAAAGACGCGTTTGGGCGGTGGAAGGTAGGCATAAAGGAGATTTGCCGTGATCCTCGGggattaaattattaaacttCACTTAGTAAACTAATCCCTCAAGGAGGTAGCATTTAATTAATCACTACTATAATGAATTAATTACACCTAATTATAGGAGTATTAGATTAGAGTTAGACGACATGGGAGAAGAATTGAAAACACAACACCGTTGACGAAGATTTGCATATCCGCCGCCCACACTTGTTAAGGTCAATAGAATCGCTTATTACAACTTGATAATTATTTGATGATacgatatataaaaataagtcGGCGTAATTTCCTCTCCATCTCGTTCGTACACAGGTTTTGTGATCGGGTATTTACTATATACATGATATAAATCGAGTTGTAAATTCGAATTTGCTGCCTAGTACATATACAAATTCGAATAACGCACTTTCAACGGGAGTTCTGTATAGAATGACGAGTGATCGGACGCATTATAGAAGGGCAATTCTTGAATATATAAACGGAGAAAGGTGATGGGACTTGATCCCTACTCCAATTACTTAACTAATAAACAGATTCATGCACCGTAAAAATGAGGACGTCAACTTACATTACGTattattgtaaaaaatattttcgcATCTGTGTAAATTTTGATGAACCTTCGGTTGTCTTTTTCGCCGGGTGCAGGCACCGGCAACAAATATATATGCACAGGGtacgatttttatttttttttgagaaacgtgacttatagccttacaaatgagtatctgttctaagatattctcgggGTGAGTCAGGATCGAAACCAGTACCTGGGACGTCTAAGGATGAGCTCTTAACCAttgagctatccaaccgtgctccaCAGGGTACGATTTTAAGTTAGGACAATTGTTATACTTGCAAGCTTTTATATGGAAGATTTTAAGTTAGGACAATTGTTATACTTGCAAGCTTTTATATGGAATTCCTGAGTTGCTTTTTGTACTTCATCTAACATTAAGACCGTTGGACTAAAATTATAACTTAATGTGACTTATGTGATGAgctgagagtttaaaatgtcagttcggataattttaacttattaaagacataaaagttattaaaaatataaagataaaaataCCAATTAAGTTACTGAAAAAAATACCTCAAATTAACTTCTAACTTTAAATCAGCTTTcgacttatattttattttaacccacttattacacacacatacattttcAGCTTAAAATTGAATAACTCTAAGAGGCTCCTTTTCCGATTCAATGTACCTTGTAACTTGATTACTGATTAGCTTCGCGCAAGTAATTTCTTTTATTCATTATTGCACTTTCTATAGATTTTCCAATCATGTAAAACTTGATCAAAAGTTTCCACGAGTTCCTCGTGAAAAGAAAGGTCTACGCAAACCTCACTCTTTTAAGTTTTACTTGCAAGCAAACATATTTGgtaaaaaagtttattttattttttttgttcactTCTCAACAAAATAACAATGGCAACTTACATATATATGGCTAACCACGAATCAGGTTGTCAAACATTTGTTGTATTTTGGTATCTCGAAAtggatttgaatttcaaaacagATTACAGGCCCCAAAGCACGACTCCAGCAACAAGAGCAATATTTGGTTCCAGTTATAAAACCACGTTATGTGCTATTTTTCACTGGTATGTCATCATTTCtgaatctaattttatattttcagtTAATAGCACCACCACTGCATTTGCTCCAACAAAGCAACTACAAGATTCCATggcatataataataaaataatcaaaaaatatgcaTGTAACCTTCTTTTTTGTTAGTTTTACATACGTTTTTTTAGGTTTAGAATTTAAGGGGGGTGGGGGTGTTGAGGATTTGAACCCAGACAATGGTATGTCCATATACGAAGTCTGCTATATCAAGTTTTTATTTTCCTATGCGGAAAAAGCAGTCTAGCCTTTCAAGAAGCAGCCCCTCCTACTCTTTTCTGTAGTTCCTggggaaaaaaaattgagtaGAAGAAACGGAGATGAGGATACTTGCAGGGCTTTTTAAGGTACCTTCTAACTACTAGACATGTAATACATACCAGATTGATGGCAGCAATTGATAGACGCTgcctttctttcttttctctttgGCACTCAGCGCACCAACTTGGTGCGTGCCTTTCGTACTTCTTCATCTCTCTAAAGACAGAGCTGGATTCCGACAATTGATACAGATTAGAGAGCAACTTTATTAAGATTTAAGACATACTTGATCCTATATTGAAAAGGACGATAATAATCATATAATGAAACAGACAaatgttataatttatttatttttgaaaaacaagGAATCAAGGATGCATGCAAGGTGTTCATTACCAAACAAAAAAACGCACCAAGTATATCCCTCTTAACGCGCGGGTCTGGGGAGGGTAAGATGTTCATTGATATACTAAAAACTGGCTACGCAAAGACTTGACTTTCAGATCAGCAAAAATCTGTGAAACTTAACATCTTCAAATGTATAATGGCTTACCACAACATGCCAAACATAGATTACTTTTGACTGACTCTATTCTATACGAGTTGTCACCCATCCACAAAGGTGATCAAAGGAGTCCTCTCAATGTGTGGTGTTTGAACTACAAAACACCAACACCACTCCAAAACCTTAACACACACCATTACAGTATTCCCTATTCTATGCCTCCACTAATGTGTATACAAGGCTCGATCTAAGACAGGTCCCATCCTTGCAAAACCCTTTTCAGAGAACTGAGCTAGAGTTTGGCACATTCCATTGTAACATAACACAAAAATAACCATTACATAATACCCTACTCCACATTCCCCTATTgtgtatttaaattaaaattaataccCGTCCTTGAAAAACCCTCTTCAGAGCAATTAGTTAGGGTTTGGCACATTATATTGTATAGGGTTTAGCACATTCCATTGTAACGTAATACAAAAAAGCCagtcttatatatatatgtaaactgAAAAAGTTAAGAAAGGAGGGACGGGTTAATTTATTAAACCATGACCACAGGTAGTTACAACTTTATATAATCCATTCATTTCAACAAACAAGTGGTAATTTAAGATCTGATTAATGATACTTTAACATCTGCACATAAATGAAAACAGTAAGGTTTTGATGATAAGTAGCATTCTCTTTCGCAAAAGGAGGCTTACCCTTTTGATAAGGAGAATCTTTATAATActtgactaaattttttaaaaaaatttcattcaatCACTGAAATTTTGTATTCATTTCTTAGTCATACAAGCATTTACTGAAATTTAGTATTCATTTCTTAGTCATACAAGCATTTATTATAAAGAGCATGTTAAACTTTCAAACAAGTTATAAAAGTCAAATAAGTGAATAAAAGGATTTCTGTACCTTCTGCACCATACAAGCATATTTACTCTGTGCCCAGATGTGGTTGATCTAGCACCATGGCGATGACGACCACGATGAATAACAGCACGCCCAGGGACATGTGAGTAATCAAAAATTTCCTATGAAAACACAAATATCAAATGAGCCTAAATTAGTGAAGACATCCCAATACCTTCCTATGATATAAGTTCACGAGCAAAATTTTGAAGTTTTGACAGACTAAAATACACATACCTCTGGCTTACTTTCCACATTTACATGCTTATCACATCGCACACCACGGAAGAACAGCTCACCACCAGAAAATTGCTCGCCCAAGCAGACATTCAGAGTTACTTCAGAGTCATCCACATGAAAGCCTGCCATGGAATAGTTGATTAAATTTTGACTTGTTCAAGGCTAAGCTATCATTTTTATAACATTAGGCTAACAGTCATTGAGTGATAAATTATCCACCAATGTGATAGGAAGTCTAGTTCACCTACCAAGATCCGCATCTCTATCTGTCCCATACTCAACGACAAAGCCATGATGTGAATCGAGTGTGGCTCCACCAACTTCAGGAAAGAAAACTGCACAAATCATATATCGCATCATTAAAAAGAATTAAGAAAGCAAATAATTCAGTTTATTGACCAGATAAGATCATTTTGCTTCAATTCAGTAGATATGAGCACATATTTAATACTTTTAGACATGGGACGTATAAAATCTTCCATCAACTTGTCAAGCATTGTTTCCAGGCCAAAGTCATCAAGAACAGCACCATATGCATTCATTGTGTTTGGTCGCATAATTCTGAATTTTGTATCCCGTACCCAACGCTCAAAGTGTTCCACCTATGCAATCAGAACCTGATGAGAAAACATAAAAGCTAAACTAAAAAGTAACTGACAGAGCAGATCAAAATTTTAACAGTAATAGATGATACCTCATCTAGCAGCATTTCACAGAAACGTGGCTGCAGCATTTCAAATGTTAAAACCCCTGGAGACGGTTCTGATATGATACTTCGAAAAGCCTCCTCTGTGTTCTCACTGATGGC
This region includes:
- the LOC135150780 gene encoding E3 ubiquitin-protein ligase RHA2A-like, with the translated sequence MGLQNELTNVSSESLPILVVILIANCVSYLRSLSSAILHSFSPPHFHSSHEVVHDNNNALNPIGSRLAGLIVLAEQLNINRLFSYTYSTNTKDEGVSGSDCIVCLNRFSEGDHVRKLACCHVFHKECFDGWLDHLNFNCPLCRAPLKVSDERVGMKERRVTEDLLNWFALT
- the LOC108206064 gene encoding 2-oxoglutarate and iron-dependent oxygenase domain-containing protein CP2, which produces MSNGAVDPRKDNHSPMAPDASAASNSHGNGVVPSSAPSHLRLRLNPNTEHNPDRYDGIEMEFNPLLYSSLERYLPSTMLGANRSTKAYYMRQLLLRYAPDGERSRVKKNKEYKDKIMSNYQPMHRELYHMNPAAFFVSSFTKAISENTEEAFRSIISEPSPGVLTFEMLQPRFCEMLLDEVEHFERWVRDTKFRIMRPNTMNAYGAVLDDFGLETMLDKLMEDFIRPMSKIFFPEVGGATLDSHHGFVVEYGTDRDADLGFHVDDSEVTLNVCLGEQFSGGELFFRGVRCDKHVNVESKPEEIFDYSHVPGRAVIHRGRHRHGARSTTSGHRVNMLVWCRSSVFREMKKYERHAPSWCAECQREKKERQRLSIAAINLELQKRVGGAAS